The proteins below come from a single Garra rufa chromosome 25, GarRuf1.0, whole genome shotgun sequence genomic window:
- the il17rel gene encoding interleukin-17 receptor E-like protein, whose translation MKYLPLLLLFLILQNHRVHMDRIDKNQDCAWSCSEGLQCKPRPYSPLTAFHCRNQPVSSAVFNNVMLSTVLACEGRKCSLKLKIATSVNATGDIRGVSVCADSAGMIGHCQIYTFGHIGKGKATGKQVDVQFKCVPVRPGQLVFLTLKTIPNYCKAVWTERHLVPECSHEGIRDEIAECITGKLAYTVDKARNALTVKVTDAPEDTDYNLRLCHKRSVICAGEGAHRTIKPQHLQSSITLHYSKPLPCLCIEGWPARVDARRVQVCPFKNNLEELWSGITYDLNKEELIWEPLCPVKVSVSLCHADGGKSCQDLGNVFHSEGQKVIFSSVDPHPTLCTKFTTEVGTWIKCPFAKGNFSVWTAKITSKDGQQWAEISTWVKASFSVSVCEMKPSSKCKRIEGNKFQNLSVDKMKHTVFNLSKSACEVCVCVQVQRVDVRFSVPVLQCDLQCSNRCRDPERHHSQDIEKILLPAVIFLTVILAAVLFGRLTIKDGGKNRTPWTKLTCLRMNQ comes from the exons ATGAAATATCTTCCGCTTCTTCTTCTGTTCCTCATCCTCCAGAACCACAGGGTCCATATGGACAGGATTGACAAGAACCAGGACTGTGCTTGGAGTTGCTCTGAG GGTCTACAGTGTAAACCAAGACCTTACT CTCCACTGACAGCATTTCACTGCAGGAATCAGCCTGTTAGCAGCGCTGTGTTTAATAATGTGATGTTGTCTACTGTGTTGGCGTGTGAGGGGAGGAAATGTTCACTAAAGCTCAAAATCGCAACATCAGTGAATGCTACTG GAGATATTCGTGGAGTTTCAGTGTGTGCCGACTCTGCCGGCATGATAGGACATTGCCAGATTTACACTTTTGGTCATATCGGTAAAGGAAAAGCCACAGGAAAACAG GTTGATGTGCAGTTCAAGTGTGTTCCTGTTAGACCTGGTCAGCTTGTATTTTTGACTCTCAAAACGATTCCCAACTACTGTAAGGCTGTGTGGACAGAAAGACACCTTGTTCCTG AATGCAGTCATGAAGGTATCAGAGACGAAATCGCAGAGTGCATCA CTGGAAAGCTGGCGTACACTGTCGACAAAGCCAGGAATGCGTTGACAGTGAAAGTGACTGACGCTCCAGAGGACACAGATTACAACCTCAGGCTCTGCCACAAACGCAGTGTCATCTGTGCAGGGGAAGGGGCTCACAGAACG ATAAAACCACAACATCTACAGAGTAGCATAACGCTTCATTATTCCAAACCATTACCCTGCTTGTGCATTGAG GGTTGGCCTGCCAGAGTTGATGCACGGAGAGTTCAAGTGTGCCCGTTTAAAAACA ATTTGGAAGAACTGTGGTCCGGGATAACCTATGACCTCAATAAGGAAGAGTTGATATGGGAGCCACTATGTCCTGTCAAAGTGTCTGTTTCTCTGTGCCATGCTGATGGAGGGAAAAGCTGCCAAGACCTTGGAAATGTTTTTCATTCAGAGGGGCAAAAA gtgATATTCTCTTCTGTGGATCCACACCCAACGCTTTGCACGAAG TTTACTACTGAAGTGGGGACATGGATAAAGTGTCCTTTTGCCAAAGGAAATTTCTCAG TCTGGACAGCGAAGATTACATCCAAAGATGGTCAGCAATGGGCAGAGATTTCAACATGGGTCAAAGCCAGCTTCTCCGTTTCTGTCTGTGAGATGAAACCCTCCTCAAAGTGTAAACGAATCGAGGGAAACAAGTTTCAAAACCTTTCTGTG GACAAAATGAAGCACACAGTTTTCAACTTGTCTAAAAGTGCGTGCGAAGTGTGCGTCTGCGTCCAG GTCCAGAGGGTAGATGTGCGCTTTTCGGTCCCTGTACTTCAGTGCGACTTGCAGTGTT CAAATCGGTGCCGTGACCCGGAGAGACATCACTCTCAGGACATTGAGAAGATTTTATTGCCCGCTGTCATTTTTCTGACAGTGATTCTGGCGGCTGTCTTGTTTGGTAGATTGACAATAAAAG ACGGGGGCAAGAACAGAACACCATGGACGAAACTCACATGTCTGAGGATG AATCAGTGA